TCCCGCATTCAGGGGCTCGAAGGCGAAGGGCTCAGTACGCGGGAGACCCCAGAGGCCACCGCCGCCCAGCTCACTCTCGAGCAGATCGGCATCGTCGTTGCTGGCCAAGATGGGAGCCTTGGTGGCCCTCTGCAGTCCCGCATTGCCCTGGATATGGTCGAAATGCAGATGGGTATTCACGATTGCCTCAAGAACCGTATTTCCCAGGGCCTCAACCAATACCTCGGGCTCTCCTCCGGGATCGATGACCACAGCTCGCCCGTCGTTCAAAATCAGGTAGGCATTCGTCTCGAGAGGTCCAAGCTGGAAAGTCTGAATTTCTGCCATGATTCTCATCGTCCTCCGTACTTCCGAGCAGATCTTGGGCGCAATGCTCTGACCTTTCAGGGATTGTAGACAAGAGGGCCGAGATAAGGCAAGGACACGTCCCATGACCAATCAGCCACCGCCCTCATGCGGCATCCAGACTCTGCGCCGGGAGCATATCGTCCGGCACGAGGCTCTCCTCCGCGACGGATTCGCTGCCTTCGTCCCCCACACATCGACGTCTCTCCACTTCCCCAGGGCGGTTTCTGAAGGCTTTCTCGACCGGGACGGATCACCCCGGGCGCCCATCCTCGAAGGCGAAGTCCTTCACATCCCCCTTGCGGTCGGTCGCCGACTCATGGCCGTCATGGCCCTCGACGGCGTCCAGCCCGACCGGGCAAGGCCTATCCTGCCCGTTCTTCCGGCCTTGGCCGACCTTCTCCTGGAACGCGTCGCCCTCATCCGCCAGGCCCAGACCGATCCCCTGACCGGTCTGACCAACGCCCATTACTTCCAGGAACTCGTCGCCGGGGAAATCAGGCACATTCTGGACTGCATCCTGCCAGGATCCGCAGCGGGAACCGATTGTTCCATGTCCGGATTCAGCGCATCCTTCGCCCTTCTGGCAGTGAACCTCAACCGCTTTCGCCCCCTGAACACCACCTACGGGCACGCATTCGGCGACAGAATTCTGGCCGGCGTCGCCGAATCCCTTCTGACCTGCATCCCGGTCCAGGCCACCCCAGCCCGCTTGGAAAAAGACACATTCACTGTCCTCTGGCCTCAGGCGTCCCCGGGCAAGGCTTTGGTCCTGGCCGAAGAGATCCGGGAAAACATTGGTCGTTTGCGCATCGAATATCCCTTGTCCGGCGAACCTGTCACCGTCTCGGCCAGCATCGGGGTGACCTGCTATCCCCAGGATCTCACCGGCAGACAGCTCAGGCATCCCGTTCGGGAGCAGACTCGGTCGATTCTGTACAAGGCTTGTCGGACCGTCGCCGCGGCCAGGGCTCAAAGCGGATCCGGTGTCCTGGCCTTTCCCCGCATCCTGACTGAAGGCGGCCTCATCCTTGAAACACTGCCTCTTGGCCGACTCGTCGTCAACCTCGGACGCAGCGTGGATGTTCGAGAGGGTCAACGATTCCTGGTCTGGTCCTCGGCCGGTGGCACCGACACCGAACTCATCCGCGACGGTCAAAACCGGGTTGTGGGCCGCTACCCGTCCATGCCCAAGGCCGAGATCTCGATTATCGAGGTTCAGGACGAAATCTCCATTGCCGAACTCTTGACCTTGACCGACCCCTCCTGGCCTGTGGGCCCGGGTGACCACCTGACCCTCCAGGACGAGCATGAGACCGGTTTTCCTGCCGTATGCGAAGACACCGCCCGAATCCTCCTGCCTGGAAGAGACACCCTGACCGGCCTGTTCACGTATCGTGGTTTTCTGGAAAAATGGACCCGTTCCCGGGAAAGGACAGAGACCTGCACTTTGATGCTGGTCCGCCTCGATAACCCTGCACTGGACCCCCGCCTCCAGCAGCCATCGGCCCTGGAAGGCCTTGTAGAGTCACTCCACCGGTTGGCCGTGGAAATATACGGCAAGGGCCTTCTTGGAGGCCGGTATTGTCAGGACGGGATGATCCTTTTCGTTCCTGCGGAGCTCCGAAAGGTCTCCAATCTGGCACGGGACTTTGTCTTTGCCGCTTCTGAACGTCATCAGGCCGGGCTGACGATCGGTTGCGCTGGATTCCCTTTTTTGTCCTTCGCACGCTCGGATCTGGTCGAGAACGTCCGCAAGGCCTTGGAGCACGCATTCCTTCTCGAAGCTCCCCGCATAGCCGCGTTCGACAGTACCACTCTGACCATCAGTGCCGACCGCTATTTCGCCCGGGGAGACCTGTTCCTGGCCATGGAGGAATACAAGTTGGCCCTGGCCGCCAACGAAGACAATATCCTGGCCGCCAACTCACTGGGGATCTGTCTGGCCCGTCTGGGGCGCCTTTCCGAAGCCAGATCCCGATTCGCCGGTATTCTCGGTCGCGATGCCGAGAACCTCATGGCCCTCTACAACCTCGGATGCACCTGCCTTCGTCTCGGAGATCTGGAGGAGGCCCAACTCTCGTTTCGCCGATGCCTAAACCTTGATCCGCGGCATATCTACGCCATTCTCCGCCTCGGTCAGATGGCCGAACAGGGCGGTGACACCGTTTTGGCAGAAAGTCACTACAGGCGGGCCGGAGAGCTTGACGAACGCGTGGCCCATCGCCATCTCGGACGCTTGGCCCTAAAGGAGGGAAAAACAGAAAAGGCCCGATCTCACCTGCATGCCGCGGTGGTGGCCAACCCCATGGATGCGGCTTCACTGCACCTTTTGGCCCGCATCTATCTCGACCGTGGTGACGATCCTGAAATGGCCGAATCCTTTGCCCGGCAAAGCGTGTATCTGAATCCGGGGAAGGTTGCCTATTGGGACGAGCTGGCCCGAAGTCTCGATACCCAGGGCCGGACCGGCGAAGCGGCTCAGGCCCGATCCAGAGCTGACAGTCTCGGATAGATTGAAACAAAACGGCCCCGAACATCTTGCGCATCCAGGGCCGATCGACTCATGAAAACCCCTAAAACAACCAGCACCGACATCGGCCCTGGTCTGTAAATCTCATCTCTTGGCCAGACCCAGCCGGGAGGCCACGTTGGACGCCGCGGTCAAGGTGAAGGTTTCGGGATCGAGTGTATCCTTTTCCTTCGGGTCGATGACCAGACTGGGCGCGTTGGTCCGTCCGGTATCCGGCGTGATCTCATATTCGGCCGGAAACCCATTCTCCATATACTGATTCTGAAAGCCGATGAATTTCAGCATGTGGGCCGTTGCGTCGAGAATAGCGTGTTCGTCGCGCTCCAGAAGGCCAAGCTCACGGGCCCTGATGAGGCCTGCAAGACATTCCCCGCCCTGAGTGCAGGCGATGTGGCCGTGGGCGTTGGCCGTGAGCATGGCCTCCATGATAGCCTGTTCCTCCACCTGAACCACGTGGAAAAAATCCTCTCCGGCCAAGCGGACATAGCGGTCGACCAAAGCCCTGACCCTCGGAAACGATACAGGATTGCCGATCATGGCCGCCTGAGCCACGCTCGGACGGACCTGAACAGGGGCCCAGGCTCGGATTGCGGGATCTGCGTTGTAATATCTGAAGACCGGATCAGCATGGCTCGACTGGACGCCGAAAATCCGCGGAAGGCGGTCGATGATCCCCAAATCGGCGAGCTTGAGAAATCCGTTTAAAATGGCCGTGATGTTCCCCGCGTTGCCGATGGGAACAAAAATGGCCTGACCTCTCAAGTCCCATCTGTACCATTGGGCGATCTCGTAGGCGTAGCTCTCCTGCCCCAAAATGCGCCAGGCATTCTTCGAATTGAGCAGGGCCACCCGATACGAATCGGCCAGATGCTCGACCACCTTCATGCAGTCGTCAAAGACTCCAGGAACCTCAAGAACCATGGCCCCGTGCCCGAGAGGCTGGGCCATCTGCTGGGCTGTGACTTTACCCTGGGGCAGAATGACCACGGTCCTGATCGGTTCACCCACGTAGGACGCATAGAGGGCTGCGGCCGCCGAGGTGTCTCCAGTGGAAGCGCAAATGGCAATGACGTGATCCCACCCATGCTGTCTTATCAGATGCTTGAGATAGCTGAAAGCGCATGCCATGCCCCGATCCTTGAACGAGGCGCTCGGATTCTGGCCGTCGTTTTTGAAGGCCATGGGCTGGCCGATGAGATCTCGCAACTTTCGACTGGCCTCCACCACCGGGGTATGCCCTTCACCCAGATAGACGATATCCTCTTCCTCCAGAACCGGGGCCATCAGTTCATAGTACCTGAATACGCCTCTCAAGGCCGTTGTACGGGTGGCGCAACGGGCGTCGAAAAGATTTCTCCAGGCAGATCCTGTGGTTTCCTTCAGGGTTTTTCCGGACCTGTCGATCAGCAGCATGACGCCGCGGCAATCAGGGCAGGTGTACAAAAGCCTGTCTACGGGGAAGGACCGTCCGCACGACAGGCATTCGTACTCCATGGAACCTCGGTATTCGGGAAAAACATCGGCTCCGGACATGTATGACCTCCTCAGGCTCTCAATATATAGATGTCGGCCAGGGCGCCGGCCATAAAGACGATGGCTATGAACCCGTTGGCAGTGAAAAAAACAAGGTTCACACGAGAAAGGCTGTTTTCGTCAACCAGGAGGTGCTCACTCAGAAGAACTGCTGAAACGATCCCCCAGGTCAGAAAATAGATCCAGCCTGCACCGTACGCCCACCCGGCGAATCCGAAAAAAAGCGATGCTGTGACGTGAGAGAAACAAGCAAGAGCCAAAGCCGTTTTCAGGCCGAGATCCGCCGGCATGGAGTGCAGCCCCCTGGAGCGGTCGAATTCGACGTCCTGGGTGGCGTACAGAATATCGAACCCGGCGACCCAAAACAGAACTCCGAATGCGAGCATGGTGGACGGTAGAGTCAGGGTCGGATCGTGGGCCAACCATCCTGCAATGGGAGCCAAGCCGAGCACCGTACCAAGAAAAAAATGACAGAACGGGGTGAAACGCTTGGTATAGGAGTAAAAGGCCGACCAGAGGAGGGCATAAGGGGCCAGGGCCAAACACAACTGGTTCAAACCGGCGCAGGCCAGAATAAAGAGTCCGGCACAAATCAGAAGCAGAAACTTGGTCCCGGCAACCGAAAGTTCACCGGTCACCAGAGGCCGACCGCGCGTCCTCGGATTGTCACGGTCAAAAGGAAGGTCGACTAGTCGGTTAAACCCCATGGCAAACGACCGTACAGCCACCATGGCCAGAATCAGAAGGATCGTGGCTGCCCATCCCGGAGCGCCGTTGGAGGACCAGACCAAGCCGAGAATAGCAAAAGGCAGAGCAAAGACCGAGTGCTCGATCTTGACCATCCTGACGAAGATGCCCATGGCCTTGAAAAACTGTTTTGCCATTGAGCAGGACGGGCTCATTGTTCCTTGGCCACCACCCGAAGAAATCGCTTCTTCCCGACCTTACAGATATGTTCACCGGCCGTGACCACTGTTTCCGGGGCTTTGACCTTCTCTCCGTCCATTGACACCGCATTCTGCTTGATAAGTCTGCGGATTTCCCCTCTGGAGCAGCACAAGCCACTGGCATCCAGCACCTCGATCAAAGCCGTCCCGCAGACGGCCTCGACCACAGGCATATCCTCGGGATCCTGCTGCCGGCAGAAGACGCACTCGAAATACGTTTTGGCCTCCTGGCCCTGTTGGGGCCCGTGGAATCGGCTAACAATCTCCTGAGCCAAATCCTCCTTGATTTTCATCGGGTGGCATTGTCCTTCAGCCACGGATCGTCGAAGCTTTGCGAGCTCATCCAGACTTCTGTCCGACAGGAGTTCGAAATATCGCCACATGAGTTCATCGGAAATGGACATCATCTTTCCGAACATCTCGTTTGGAGGCTCATCGATCCCGATGTAGTTACCCAGTGACTTGCTCATCTTCTGCACCCCATCAAGGCCCTCAAGGATGGGCATGGTCAATACGACCTGGGGGGTTTGGCCGGCCTCTCGTTGTAAGGTCCGACCCATGAGCAGATTGAACTTCTGGTCCGTGCCGCCCAGTTCGACATCAGCATTCAGAGCGACCGAGTCGTACCCTTGGGCCAGAGGGTAGAGGAATTCATGGATGGCGATTGGCTGGTTTCCCTTGAAGCGCTTCTCGAAGTCGTCCCGTTCCAGCATCCGAGCCACCGTGTATTTTGAACAAAGTTCCACGAAATCGGCTGCGGTCAGTGTGTCCATCCACTCTGAGTTGAAACGGATTTCGGTTCGGTCCGGGTCGAGGATTTTGAAAATCTGACGCTTGTATGTCTCGGCGTTTTCCAAAACCTGTTCCCGCGACAATTTTTTCCTAGTCTCGGATTTGCCTGAGGGATCGCCGATCATCCCCGTGAAATCGCCGATCAAAAATATGGCCTGATGTCCGAGTTCCTGAAAATGCTTGAGCTTTTGAATCAGGACTGTGTGTCCGAGATGGAGATCCGGGGCCGTGGGGTCGAACCCGACCTTGACCCGCAACGGTCTGCCTGTTTCTAGTTTCTCGCGCAGTTCCTTTTCGTCGATGATCTCGACACTTCCTCGACGGATCTGCTCCAGTGCCGTGTCAATGTCTTTCATGCTCGTCTCCCGATGCCAACCCGACTGGATCATTTGGCGAAGCCAACAGCTCGACGTTCACGAATGACCGTAACCTTGATCTGCCCCGGGTATGTCAGATTTTCCTCGATCTTCTTGGATATGTCCTTGCATACCAAGAAAATCTTTTCGTCACTGATCCGCTCACAGTCGACCATCACCCGCAACTCCCTTCCGGCCTGAATGGCGTAGGCTCTGGCCACTCCCTCGAAGCCCGTTGCAATGTTCTCCAGATCTTCCAGCCGCTTCACGTAATTCTCCAGAAGTTCCTTTCTGGCCCCGGGCCTGGCACCAGACAGGCTGTCCGCCGCCTGGACCAAAACCGCAAGGACAGTGCTCGGAGCAACGTCCTCGTGATGTGCTGCAATGGCGTGGATGATCTCCTTGGACTCGCCGTATTTCTTGGCCAAATCTGCTCCGATCTGGGCATGCGGGCCCTCGACCTCGTGGTCCACGGCCTTGCCCAGGTCATGGAGGAGCCCGGCTCTTTTTGCCTTTTTGACGTCAATACCAAGTTCAGCGGCCATTATTCCGCAAAGAAAGGCCACTTCCAGTGAGTGCTGAAGGACATTTTGTGAGAAGCTGGTCCTGTATCGCAAATGACCGAGCAATCGTACGATTTCCGGATGGATGCCGTGGACTCCGACATCGAAGGTTGCCTGCTCTCCGATTTCCCGAAGCTTGATGTCCATCTCCTTCTCAACCTTGCGGACGATGTCCTCAATTCTGGCTGGATGGATTCGTCCATCGCTAATTAGGCGCTCCAGAGCTTGCTTGGCAACTTCTCTTCTAAGGGGGCTATAGGCTGAAAGAATGACCGTTTCAGGAGTGTCGTCGATAATCAGATCCACCCCGGTTGCCGCCTCGAGCGCCCTAATATTCCGACCTTCGCGACCGATGATCCGGCCTTTCATGTCTTCGCTTGGGAGCTGAACGGCCGTCACCGTGTGCTCGGACACATAATCGCCCGTGTAACGCTGTATCGCCGTGGCCAAAATTTCCTTGGCCTTCCGAGAAGCCGACTCTTGGGCCTCCATCTCGATGACCCGAATCATCTTTGCCGCCTCATGCCGGGTCCTGCTCTCAACCTCCTCAAACAATCTGACCTTGGCCTCCTCGGCCGTCAAACCTGAAATCTCCTCCAGTCGGGCCTGATGCTGATCCGCCAAAAGCTTGACACCTTCTTCGCGTTCACCAAGGTCCCGCTCCTTTTGGGCCAAGGACTTCTCAACATGAACCAGCTCACTCTCCCTTGTGGTCACCTCCTCTCGTTTCCGCTCGACCCGCTCCTCTTTTTCAAGCAGTCTTTCCTCCTGCTTCTTGATATTTTTTTCCCGGTCCTTGAATTCGCGATCCAATTCCTGCTTCTGGCGAAAAATATCGTCCTGGGCCTGCAGAAGCATTTCCTTTTTGTGTGCCTGAGACTCCTTCCGAGACTCTTCAAGAATTCGTTCTGCCAAGCGTTTGGCGTTGCCGTACTCCTTGTCCAGAATATACTTTCTGGCCATGAATCCGCCAAGAGCACCAACAACTAGAGAAAGCAACGATGAAATGATAATTGTGCCCAACATATTCCCCCACCCTGTATGTTATGCCCTGAGGGCTTTATGCACAAAGGCACGGCTTCTCGAGCCATGGCCTTCGTGTGAATGGCAACGGTGCTGCGACTCTGGAAATCAGGTCAAGCGGATGGGACGGTGAGGCAAGACGTAGGCGATCAGATGCAAGAGAGGAAGGGCACCAAGGTCCTTCGATGGGCGATGACAAAGGAGTGATCCCGGAGAGCCGTGTCGTGAGTCATATTGAACCTCGTATGTACAACTGAGGGCTGCTGCCGAACGTCAGGCGCCCCGGCATGCCGTGCGCACACGATCCGGCTGGAAGCGACCCTCCAATACTCGGTGTTGGCTCAATAACGACGATCACGATCACGAACTCCCCAGGAGATTCACGATATTCCGTTGTTGTCCATTCTATGTAAAAGTCCTTCGATTCTCGAATCGGTCGATTTGACTTTATCTGTCACTTGCAAAAGATCATCGGCCAATCCTAGAGCGAGGAATATCAACAATTTCTCTTTGCTGATGCTTCTGCCACGTTCGCTCAACGTACCATAGCGCTCTTCCAGAAGCGCCACAGCCTTTTCTATCCGATCCGAACTTGCGTCCGTCCTGAAGGATAGCTGTACCCCCAAGATTTCAAACGCATAATTCGACATATCACGAGTCGAGGTCCACGTCCTGAATCTTTTTCAGCAGATCCTCGACTTTTGTCCTCACCTGGGTTTTGGCCTCGCGCTCATGCTCAAGTTCTTCCTTGAGGCTGAGAATCTCGTACTCAAGAGACTCCTTCTTCTGCATCAAGGCGTCGAGCTTTTGGGCCAGTTGATTGAGTATATCCATGTTTTCTTGCATAAGGGTATCCATTCCGTTCAATCCGGTAACCGTCAAGACTCAAGGCATCCTCATTCTGCCGGAGACTCAACAGAGCGAATGAATGAGGAATGTTCAAGATTGTTTTCGACGAATATTCTTCTGTTGGGACCGAGCTATGGCCAAACTATCATCCGGAACATCCTTGGTTATGGTAGAACCAGCACCCACCAGAGCCTTGCTGCCTACGACAACAGGCGCGACAAGTGCCGTGTTGCTGCCAATAAAGGCCCCATCATCAATGCGGGTCTGGTGCTTACGCCGTCCATCGTAATTGCAGGTGATCGTTCCGGCTCCAATGTTCACATCGTCACCAATTACGGAGTCCCCCAAATACGCCAAGTGCCCAGCTTTGCTGTTGCGACCGAGTTTCGTGTTTTTGACTTCCACGAAATTCCCTACCCTCGAATCGGTGCCGATGTCAGTCCCCGGACGAAGACGAGAATACGGACCTATCACCGAGCCAACATCGACGCTTGATTTTTCTATATGTGTAAAAGGCCTGATTTGGCAAGCCCTGAGGACAGCGTCCTGAATGTGACAGTAGGCATCGATTATAGATCCCGACGTGATCCTGCTCTCTCCAAAAATGTGGCATGGTCCGCAAATAGAACAGCCACTCTCGATCATCACTCTCGGGCCTATCCAAACCTGTCTGGGATTGTGGATCACTACACCCCGGCCCATCCAATCCGAAACGATTTCTTTTCGGGCCGTCTCTTCCACCTCGGCCAACTCGATCGGTGTGTTGACACCTGCCAAGGCCTCACTGTCCATGCTTGTCACAGAGTTTACCGACAAGCCAGCCTGATCAGCCAGGCCGACCAAATCGGTAATATAATACTCCTTCTGCATGTTTTCATTGGACAATCCCCCGAGGACGTTTCCGACGGAGCCCAATCTGAGCATGTATATTCCGACGTTCACTTCATTCACAGTTTTCGAGCCATCTTCCACCCGCACGTCCTTGGCCTCGACGATTCGCTTAATCCGTCCCGAAATATCACGAAAAACTCTTCCGTACGGGCCTGGATCTTCGAGCCGAGTGGTCGCGATGGTCAGATCGCTCATTTTCCCAATATGCTCGGACACGATGTCAGCCACGATGCTTTTCGGAACGCAAGGCACGTCACCGTTCAGAATAATCACGTGTTCGATGCCACTTTCGATAAGTCGCGGCCAGGCCACTTGGAGGGCATGCCCTGTGCCGAGTTGCTTTTCTTGAAAGACAAACCGTGAAGATCTGGCTTGAAAGGAAGACTTTACCTGATCTGCTCCGAATCCGACGACTGTCCAGATTCGGTCTCCGACAAACCCCTCCAATGCTCGATAGACATACCAGAGCAGGGGTTCTCCAATCATTGTCTGCAGCACTTTTGGTTTTGGGGAATGCATCCTTGTGCCTTTACCTGCAGCCAGAACCAGTGCCCCCACCCGTTGCATTATGTCTTGAGACATCTTCATGTTCTCCGATACGGTTCGTTGAGAGGCAGTCACTATCCAAATTTCAGGATGGAATGCACACTGACTCGCCACGATCCCGGCATTGAATTCAACAAAAAAGAGGCAGGCCCGTTTGGACCTGCCTCCATGAAGCGCATCGCACAGGACGAAGCCCTAGCGGAGGGTTCCTTCCGACTGGGCGCACTCGCGGCATTTCAGCCGTTGCATAGCCCTGGCCAATGTAGCCTGGGCACGGGCATTGTCTATCTTTTCCTGCTGCTGCCGTAAACGCTGCTCGGCCCTTTCCTTGGCTTTTCGAGCGCGTTCCACATCAATTTCTTCGGCTTTTTCGGCCACTTCAGCCAGTACGGACACCTTGGTCGGTGTGACCTCGGCAAAGCCCCCGGAAACGAATACATAGTATTTTTTTCCGTTGATCTTGTAGTACAGGCTGCCGATGCCAAGGGCCGAAAGAAAGGGAATATGGTGAGGCAGCACTCCGAACTCGCCGTTCACTCCAGGAGCGCCAACATATTCGACGTGCTCGTCCAACAGTTTTCGATCCGGAGTGACGATTTCGAGGTGAATGCTGTTAGCCATGTCGTTCCTATCTCCCGGTTGTTTTATTTCTTGGCGTTTTCTACGGCCTCGTTGATGTCGCCGACCATATAGAAGGCACCTTCGGGAAGATCATCGTATTTGCCGTCGATGATGGCCTTAAAGCCTTTGATCGTGTCTTCCAACTTGACGTAGCGTCCTTCCTTGCCCGTAAACTGAGCAGCGACGAAGAAGGGCTGGGAAAGAAATCTCTGAATTTTCCGAGCCCTGTTGACGGTCAGCTTGTCTTCGTCGGAAAGCTCGTCCATGCCAAGAATGGCAATGATATCCTGAAGATCCTTGTACTTCTGAAGAATCTGCTGAACCTGTCTGGCCACCGAATAATGCTCAGCGCCAAGAACATTGGGGTCCAGAATTCGAGAAGTTGAGTCCAACGGATCCACTGCCGGATAGATACCAAGCTCAGCAATCTGGCGCGAAAGAACCAAGGTTCCGTCCAGATGCGAGAAGGTCGTGGCTGGAGCCGGGTCGGTCAGGTCGTCGGCGGGAACGTAGACGGCCTGAACCGAAGTGATCGAACCCTTGTTCGTGGAGGTGATCCGCTCCTGCAGCTCACCAAGGTCCGTGCCCAAGGTTGGCTGGTAACCCACGGCCGACGGCATGCGTCCCAAAAGGGCCGAAACCTCTGAACCAGCCTGGGTGAAACGGAAGATGTTATCGACAAAAAGGAGTACGTCCTGATTTTCCTCGTCGCGAAAGTACTCAGCGCAGGTCAAACCGGTCAAAGCAACTCGGGCACGGGCTCCCGGAGGTTCGTTCATCTGACCGTAGACCAAAACGGCCTTATCGATAACGCCCGCTTCGATCATCTCGTGATACAGGTCGTTTCCTTCACGAGTCCGCTCACCAACGCCAGCGAAGACCGAGATGCCACCGTGCTGCTTGGCAATGTTGTTGATCATCTCCATGAGGATGACTGTCTTGCCGACACCGGCACCGCCGAAGAGCCCCATCTTTCCACCTTTCGGGAAGGGAACGAGAAGATCGATGACCTTGACACCGGTCTCGAGCAATTCGATCGAGGTGCTCTGCTCCGTGAACGCCGGGGCAGGACGGTGAATGGGAAGATATTTCTTGGCATTGATCGGCCCCTTGTTGTCAACCGGACGACCGACAACATTGATGATCCGACCAAGAGAGGCCGCTCCAACCGGCGCGGCGATGCCGGTTCCCGTGTCCTTTCCGATCATACCGCGGACCAAGCCGTCAGTAGCATCCATGGCAATGCATCGAACGACGTTGTTTCCAAGATGTTGGGCGACCTCGACAACGAGGTTGTCAGGCTGGTCGTCAATGGCTGGGTTGGTGATCAGAATGGCGTTCAAAATGTTGGGCAGGTTGCCCTCGGCGAATTCCAAGTCGACAACAGGACCGATGACCTGAACGACTTTCCCTGTATTTTCTTTGCTCATCGAAATGTGCCCCCTTTATCCTTTTTTCAGTGCTTCCGCACCGCCGACGATATCCATGAGTTCTCTGGTGATGGTGGCCTGACGGGCCTTGTTGTAGACAAGTGTCAACTTGTTTACCAGATCGTCACAGTTCTTGGTTGCGTTATCCATGGAACTCATCCGGGCAGCGTGCTCGCTGGCCGAAGTGTCCAGCAATCCTCTGTAGACCTGAACCTTGACGTAGCGAGGCAGCAGCTCGGCCAACAGTCCCTCAACCGAGGGCTCGAAAATGTACTCGCTCGACGAATCGCCCTCTTCCTCCTCGGCCGGAGCAACGG
This sequence is a window from Deltaproteobacteria bacterium. Protein-coding genes within it:
- the glmU gene encoding UDP-N-acetylglucosamine diphosphorylase/glucosamine-1-phosphate N-acetyltransferase, producing the protein MQRVGALVLAAGKGTRMHSPKPKVLQTMIGEPLLWYVYRALEGFVGDRIWTVVGFGADQVKSSFQARSSRFVFQEKQLGTGHALQVAWPRLIESGIEHVIILNGDVPCVPKSIVADIVSEHIGKMSDLTIATTRLEDPGPYGRVFRDISGRIKRIVEAKDVRVEDGSKTVNEVNVGIYMLRLGSVGNVLGGLSNENMQKEYYITDLVGLADQAGLSVNSVTSMDSEALAGVNTPIELAEVEETARKEIVSDWMGRGVVIHNPRQVWIGPRVMIESGCSICGPCHIFGESRITSGSIIDAYCHIQDAVLRACQIRPFTHIEKSSVDVGSVIGPYSRLRPGTDIGTDSRVGNFVEVKNTKLGRNSKAGHLAYLGDSVIGDDVNIGAGTITCNYDGRRKHQTRIDDGAFIGSNTALVAPVVVGSKALVGAGSTITKDVPDDSLAIARSQQKNIRRKQS
- a CDS encoding F0F1 ATP synthase subunit epsilon, coding for MANSIHLEIVTPDRKLLDEHVEYVGAPGVNGEFGVLPHHIPFLSALGIGSLYYKINGKKYYVFVSGGFAEVTPTKVSVLAEVAEKAEEIDVERARKAKERAEQRLRQQQEKIDNARAQATLARAMQRLKCRECAQSEGTLR
- the atpD gene encoding F0F1 ATP synthase subunit beta, yielding MSKENTGKVVQVIGPVVDLEFAEGNLPNILNAILITNPAIDDQPDNLVVEVAQHLGNNVVRCIAMDATDGLVRGMIGKDTGTGIAAPVGAASLGRIINVVGRPVDNKGPINAKKYLPIHRPAPAFTEQSTSIELLETGVKVIDLLVPFPKGGKMGLFGGAGVGKTVILMEMINNIAKQHGGISVFAGVGERTREGNDLYHEMIEAGVIDKAVLVYGQMNEPPGARARVALTGLTCAEYFRDEENQDVLLFVDNIFRFTQAGSEVSALLGRMPSAVGYQPTLGTDLGELQERITSTNKGSITSVQAVYVPADDLTDPAPATTFSHLDGTLVLSRQIAELGIYPAVDPLDSTSRILDPNVLGAEHYSVARQVQQILQKYKDLQDIIAILGMDELSDEDKLTVNRARKIQRFLSQPFFVAAQFTGKEGRYVKLEDTIKGFKAIIDGKYDDLPEGAFYMVGDINEAVENAKK